One segment of Acropora muricata isolate sample 2 chromosome 8, ASM3666990v1, whole genome shotgun sequence DNA contains the following:
- the LOC136925732 gene encoding delta-1-pyrroline-5-carboxylate dehydrogenase, mitochondrial-like, whose amino-acid sequence MLLVRTPFRSPFLRLLGTRAISLPPNEPQTNLDKNSEDLEKLKAEIQRVESETVEIPCIVGGKEIYTGNTEYHVAPYNHSLKIAKCHLATEEVITEAIKSAMAARKEWERMPHEDRGAIFQKVADLIAGKYRIPSLAVTMVGQAKTAYEADIDCVQELADFYRFGVHYAKELHAGPELHQPPGVINRVIYRGLEGFVAAITPFNFTAINGNLSGTPAIVGNVMLWKPASPAILAARLVQKIFQEAGLPDGVVNFLPAAGKTFGDSITKSPHLAGINFTGSVETFRYIWKKVAENLDVYRTFPRLGGECGGKNFHFIHPSADVDSAVNCTIRSAFGFAGQKCSACSRLYVPESLWGQVKESLVEKQKDLKLGSPEDYDTFMSAVIHEKSFKKVKSYIDYAQSNPDLSILAGGKCDDSVGYFVEPTIIETKNPEDKIMKEEIFGPVLTVYVYPDQKYKETLELMDRTSPFGLTGAIFAKDRYFIREASDILKDATGNFYINDKSTGSIVGQQPFGGARLSGSNDKAGSSHYIMKWVSIQSIKETVVPTEDYKYPHQS is encoded by the exons ATGTTATTGGTGCGGACGCCTTTCAGGAGTCCATTTCTGAG ACTCCTTGGCACAAGAGCTATTTCGTTGCCTCCTAATGAACCACAAACCAATCTTGACAAAAACAGTGAGGATTTGGAGAAGTTAAAAGCTGAAATACAAAGAGTTGAGAGTGAAACTGTGGAAATTCCCTGCATTGTTGGTGGAAAAGAGATTTATACTGGAAATACAGAATATCATGTTGCG CCTTACAACCACTCCCTCAAGATTGCCAAGTGTCATTTGGCTACAGAG GAAGTTATTACTGAAGCTATCAAAAGTGCAATGGCAGCCAGAAAGGAGTGGGAGAGAATGCCACATGAAGACAG GGGTGCTATTTTTCAGAAAGTTGCAGATTTAATCGCTGGAAAATACAGAATTCCATCATTAGCAGTTACCATGGTTGGACAG GCCAAGACTGCCTATGAGGCAGACATTGATTGTGTACAGGAGTTGGCAGACTTCTACCGATTTGGAGTTCATTATGCCAAG GAACTGCATGCAGGCCCTGAACTTCACCAACCTCCTGGTGTTATTAACAGAGTCATCTACAGAGGACTGGAG GGTTTTGTTGCCGCCATTACTCCTTTCAACTTTACTGCCATCAATGGCAACTTGTCGGGAACTCCAGCCATCGTTGGCAACGTTATGCTTTGGAAACCTGCTAGCCCTGCAATTCTAGCTGCGCGTTTGGTGCAGAAGATATTCCAAGAGGCTGGTCTCCCAGATG GTGTAGTCAACTTCCTTCCCGCTGCTGGAAAAACCTTTGGTGACAGCATAACTAAGTCGCCTCATCTCGCTGGAATCAACTTTACAGGCAGCGTAGA GACTTTCAGATATATTTGGAAGAAAGTTGCAGAGAACCTTGATGTTTATCG AACTTTCCCAAGGCTTGGAGGAG AATGTGGAGGGAAAAATTTCCACTTCATTCACCCTTCAGCGGATGTTG ACTCGGCAGTTAACTGTACCATCAGATCGGCGTTTGGTTTTGCGGGACAGAAGTGTTCGGCGTGCTCACGTTTGTATGTTCCGGAATCGTTGTGGGGTCAG GTCAAAGAAAGTCTTGTTGAGAAGCAAAAAGACCTCAAGTTGGGATCG cCTGAAGACTACGATACCTTTATGTCGGCAGTTATTCATGAAAAG TCGTTCAAGAAAGTCAAGAGTTATATTGACTATGCCCAGAGCAATCCTGATCTCAGCATTTTGGCAGGAGGAAAATGCGACGATAG TGTTGGCTATTTCGTAGAACCGACGATTATCGAAACAAAGAATCCTGAAGACAAAATCATGAAGGAG gaaatttttgGACCAGTTCTGACAGTTTACGTTTATCCTGATCAAAAATACAAGGAAACGCTGGAGTTG aTGGATAGAACTTCTCCATTCGGGTTAACTGGAGCAATTTTCGCCAAAGACAG ATATTTTATCCGGGAAGCCTCTGATATTCTCAAAGATGCCACGGGAAACTTTTACATCAACGACAAATCCACGGGATCTATTGTAGGACAACAGCCCTTTGGTGGAGCGAGACTTTCAG GTAGCAACGACAAAGCTGGCAGCTCGCATTACATCATGAAATGGGTTTCAATTCAAAGCATCAAGGAAACAGTCGTGCCTACTGAGGATTACAAATACCCACATCAAAGCTGA
- the LOC136925733 gene encoding uncharacterized protein encodes MKDLAKGKVSDFNLAKMAVPYQLLNEQERVSEHPRTDIRELFESTQRVDLLKKPERSLHEGREGLIVGDGNQLTLQHNSIERDKRTVGRGECDLDCSSKAGNQPPPEHNPSEPDQLTEGSWEPDAANPSYRNWERQGARPKDTQMQRPVGPPVWTSSRPVSDGLAEDLLPHHSQDKVVQESPERFRDTSSVHGSDSPYFGAVLPPDYFVTNDHSLTGEEDSSREWDSLLDQNFCDQINTPISPNSWFVYGSTCSDYDAGIHRGYSLYRAQRNAVEANDNSPVASEQGTAEPEHLMSELQEKKQFIRDKEERTRREQEDSKWQGAEPSQQEDVSTGSRRLCEHYERRCRVRFSCCTEFYPCHNCHNNSTNCENGEAKARDATHLKCSLCQFEQEIDQSSDVCHSCGEKMAAYFCFICKHFKSSDKNPYHCDQCGICRHYKDKKFHCKVCNVCLDKRLNNNHKCRPDSGHDECCICFEDTFPGCLILPCSHKVHLPCAREMNRNNTRVCPMCRHSLDSWFNEGLTRSLLRERHR; translated from the exons ATGAAGGATTTGGCCAAAGGCAAAGTCAGTGACTTCAACCTTGCAAAAATGGCAGTTCCATATCAATTGCTAAACGAGCAGGAAAGAGTTAGTGAACATCCACGCACCGACATAAGAGAGCTCTTTGAAAGTACCCAGCGTGTTGATCTACTAAAGAAACCTGAAAGGTCTTTACATGAAG GTCGCGAAGGACTGATTGTAGGTGATGGAAATCAACTCACGCTTCAACATAATTCAATTGAACGCGATAAACGAACTGTAGGAAGGGGTGAGTGCGATCTTGACTGTTCTTCCAAAGCTGGAAATCAACCTCCGCCGGAACACAATCCAAGTGAACCTGATCAACTAACAGAGGGAAGCTGGGAGCCTGATGCAGCCAATCCCTCTTACAGAAACTGGGAACGCCAGGGTGCACGACCCAAAGACACTCAAATGCAACGTCCAGTGGGCCCGCCTGTTTGGACGAGCTCTAGACCTGTGTCCGACGGTTTGGCAGAAGATTTATTACCTCACCACTCTCAAGACAAAGTCGTCCAGGAAAGTCCTGAGCGCTTTCGGGACACTTCCTCTGTTCATGGCAGTGATAGTCCATATTTTGGAGCAGTGTTGCCCCCAGACTACTTTGTGACCAACGATCACAGTCTCACTGGAGAAGAGGATTCCAGCAGGGAATGGGACTCCCTTCTCGACCAGAACTTCTGCGATCAGATCAATACCCCAATTTCCCCTAATTCGTGGTTTGTCTATGGATCGACCTGTTCGGATTATGATGCTGGAATTCATCGAGGATATTCACTGTATCGCGCTCAAAGAAACGCTGTAGAGGCCAACGACAATTCACCCGTTGCCTCAGAACAGGGCACGGCCGAACCGGAACATCTCATGAGCGAGCTTCAGGAAAAGAAACAGTTCATCAGGGATAAGGAAGAAAGAACAAGACGGGAGCAAGAAGACAGTAAATGGCAGGGGGCGGAGCCGTCGCAGCAGGAAGACGTTAGCACAGGCTCACGGCGGCTGTGTGAACATTACGAGCGACGCTGTAGAGTGCGGTTCTCTTGCTGCACGGAATTCTATCCATGCCATAACTGCCATAACAACTCAACCAACTGTGAAAATGGCGAAGCCAAGGCACGTGACGCAACACATCTCAAGTGTTCTCTCTGCCAATTTGAACAGGAG ATTGATCAAAGCAGTGACGTATGCCATAGCTGCGGAGAAAAGATGGCGGCCTATTTCTGCTTCATTTGTAAGCACTTCAAGAGCTCAGACAAGAATCCGTATCACTGTGATCAATGTGGAATCTGCAG gcactacaaggacaaaaaattCCACTGTAAAGTTTGCAATGTGTGTTTGGATAAACGACTGAATAATAACCACAAATGCCGACCCGACTCAGGCCACGATGAATGCTGCATCTGCTTTGAG gATACATTCCCTGGCTGTCTGATATTGCCCTGTTCGCATAAGGTGCATCTGCCTTGTGCCAGAGAAATGAATCGAAACAACAC gcGCGTTTGTCCAATGTGTCGTCATTCTCTAGATTCCTGGTTCAATGAAGGACTCACGAGAAGCCTGCTACGTGAACGTCACCGTTAA